One window of the Gambusia affinis linkage group LG01, SWU_Gaff_1.0, whole genome shotgun sequence genome contains the following:
- the hes2.1 gene encoding transcription factor HES-2.1, whose translation MSPSISAEAGQPLPARSTVAQRKQAHELRKTLKPLLEKRRRARINDSLSHLKSLILPLVGKDNARYSKLEKADILEMTVRFLRDLPSSPVKDSADSYREGYKACLQRVSALLPKTSLDQNACRRVNDFIQQTMSSTVAPTCLNCCAQSSRTLPQIQHRLLSLKSSFSSRLESQSRNDLGAEAPIRAQALQQPVSAAMWRPW comes from the exons ATGAGTCCGAGCATCTCCGCTGAGGCTGGCCAGCCTCTTCCTGCGCGCTCCACTGTGGCCCAGAGAAAACAGGCCCACGAACTCAGAAAG ACTTTGAAGCCCTTGCTGGAGAAGAGAAGGCGCGCTCGCATCAATGACAGCCTCAGTCACCTGAAGAGCCTGATTTTGCCTCTTGTTGGCAAAGACAACGCGCGTTACTCCAAGCTGGAGAAGGCCGATATTCTGGAGATGACCGTGCGCTTCCTCAGAGATCTTCCATCCTCTCCGGTCAAAG ACTCTGCTGACAGTTATAGAGAGGGTTACAAAGCCTGCCTCCAGCGGGTCTCCGCTCTGCTGCCCAAAACCAGCCTGGACCAGAACGCGTGCCGGCGCGTGAACGACTTCATCCAGCAGACCATGTCCAGCACAGTCGCACCGACCTGCCTGAACTGCTGCGCCCAGAGCTCCAGGACTCTCCCTCAGATCCAACACAGACTCTTGAGCCTCAAGTCGAGCTTCAGCTCCAGACTTGAGAGCCAGTCCCGGAACGACCTGGGAGCCGAGGCCCCCATCCGAGCGCAGGCCCTCCAGCAGCCTGTCAGCGCTGCCATGTGGAGGCCTTGGTAG